Proteins co-encoded in one Armatimonadota bacterium genomic window:
- a CDS encoding NAD(P)-dependent oxidoreductase, protein MATVRVGFIGLGAMGLPMAERLLRAGFPVVAVRHRDHRGPTALTAAGGRVVDTPAALAPLVDVVVTMLPSSREVEAVVTGEAGLEPDLRPGQVVLDMGTSDPAATRALAARLAPRGVDVVDAPVSGGVRGAVDGTLLIMVGGAPAAVARVRPILEALGSHLVHVGPVGAGHTLKLVNNHVALTTMAVLAEAMALVRAAGLSPTDALQALRHGSADSAMLRALAHRLQTRQFEPGFRIRLAHKDLTLVQRLADALGVSLRVGASARLILEEALARGQGERDIAALAADLDVS, encoded by the coding sequence GTGGCCACGGTGCGCGTGGGCTTCATCGGGCTGGGCGCCATGGGGCTGCCCATGGCCGAACGCCTGCTGCGGGCAGGGTTCCCCGTGGTGGCCGTCCGCCACCGCGACCATCGCGGCCCCACCGCCCTGACGGCCGCCGGCGGGCGCGTCGTCGACACCCCGGCCGCCCTGGCGCCACTCGTCGACGTGGTCGTGACGATGCTGCCCTCGTCACGTGAGGTCGAGGCCGTCGTCACCGGCGAGGCCGGCCTCGAGCCGGACCTGCGGCCCGGGCAGGTGGTTTTGGATATGGGCACGAGTGACCCTGCCGCCACGCGAGCGCTCGCTGCGCGACTGGCGCCGCGCGGGGTGGACGTCGTCGACGCACCGGTGAGCGGCGGCGTCCGAGGCGCGGTGGACGGCACGTTGCTCATCATGGTCGGGGGCGCCCCGGCGGCCGTGGCGCGGGTCCGCCCGATCCTGGAGGCACTGGGCAGCCATCTCGTGCACGTGGGGCCCGTCGGCGCCGGCCACACCCTCAAGCTCGTCAACAACCACGTGGCCCTCACCACCATGGCGGTGTTGGCGGAGGCCATGGCGCTGGTCCGCGCTGCCGGCCTGTCGCCGACAGACGCCCTCCAGGCGCTCCGGCACGGGTCGGCCGACAGCGCGATGCTGCGGGCACTGGCGCACCGGCTCCAGACGCGGCAGTTCGAGCCCGGGTTCAGGATCCGGCTGGCGCACAAGGACCTGACGCTGGTCCAGCGGCTGGCTGACGCTCTGGGCGTCTCCCTGCGCGTGGGGGCCAGCGCACGCCTGATCCTGGAGGAAGCACTGGCCCGAGGTCAGGGGGAGCGTGACATCGCGGCACTCGCCGCAGACCTCGACGTATCCTGA